The following nucleotide sequence is from Gaiellales bacterium.
GGCCGAGGTGCTCGGGCTACCCGAGGACGAGTGTCGCCGATACCGCGACGTCGCGGCGGGCGCGCTGGACGCGTGGCGGCGGGAGTTCGTCCGGCCGGACGGGACCCTCGCCGTGCAGACCCAGGCATCGCACGTGCGGGCGCTGGCCTTCGGCCTGGTCCCGGAGGAGCTCAGGTCCCCGGTGGCCGCGCGGCTCGCCGAGCTGGTCGGCCTCGCGGAGGGTCACCTCACGACCGGCTTCCTGTCCACGCCCTACCTCCTGCCCGTCCTCGCCGACCACGGGTACCTGGACACCGCCTACGAACTGCTGCTCCAGGACACGCCGCCGTCCTGGCTCACGATGGTGGACCGCGGCGCGACGACCGTGTGGGAGGAGTGGGAAGGCGTCGACGGGCGCGGCGTCCCGCACGCCTCGCTCAACCACTACAGCAAGGGCGCGGTGGCGTCCTTCCTGCACCGCTACGTCGCGGGGCTGCGCCCGGCTTCGCCGGGATACCGGACCTTCGAGGTGCGTCCGCGACCGGGTGGCGGGATCACCTCGGCCACCGCGAGGCACATCAGCCCGTTCGGCCCCATCGA
It contains:
- a CDS encoding alpha-L-rhamnosidase C-terminal domain-containing protein, which encodes AARPEAAAHERYLWDTGYHWGEWLEPGGAPADFGAFARADKAEVATAYLHRSAATVVRVAEVLGLPEDECRRYRDVAAGALDAWRREFVRPDGTLAVQTQASHVRALAFGLVPEELRSPVAARLAELVGLAEGHLTTGFLSTPYLLPVLADHGYLDTAYELLLQDTPPSWLTMVDRGATTVWEEWEGVDGRGVPHASLNHYSKGAVASFLHRYVAGLRPASPGYRTFEVRPRPGGGITSATARHISPFGPIEVSWSLRGRSMELDLLVPPGTTATVTLPGQEPHAAAPGRHRWTGANGGVS